In Bacteroidota bacterium, the genomic stretch CCTTTGTATTTTCTGAAAAAGACATTAAACATAGATTATCTAGTTTATTATTTGTTTTGTTATAATCTATATGATGCACAGTTAAGTTTTCATTAAACCCTTGTATAAAATATTTAGCAACCAATCTATGAACAAGCTTAAACTCTCGTGAACCATCTGCGCATATTAAAGAAACTTGTTTATATCCAGATGTATTAGTTTGCTGTTTAAGTATTTTTTCTTTATTAAATCTATAGCTAATAACATCGCCGCACGATGTTACAGCATACATTGCACTTGTATTTAATATAAAGCATTTCATAAAAACCCCCAACCTATATATACATATATATAACGTATTTCAGGTATATATTCAAGGCGTGTTTACAAGCTGTCTCATTAACAGTTCATATTAATTCACTGTGTAAATTCACTCAGAAGTGAATTTTGTTTCTCCACTCCCCGCCTACATATGGATTGCGGCTGGTCGTAACACCTTGATTATATTTAAAAACATATTTTCCGCGGCGACGTATATTTATATTGTGCCTATTGCTTCCAGACTTAATGTCTTTCAGCGGCACGACGTTAAGGAGTCGCCGCTTACTGCGTTTATCAACTTGCAAGCGTCAGCGCCGCTACCATACTAAAAGTGCTTAGTGTTCGTTAAGAATGTCGCATAAAACCACGGCTTCATTCTCACTAGTAACATGAAACAACCATAAACTATTAAATGATTTATCACCGATAGGCCTAACAGCCCACATGTCATAATAACAAACGTCTAAAAAATATTCCCAATTATTATTCATAAATACCCCCGCCTATAATACCGTATTACCATATGCTATCGACGTAACTAAGGAAAGTTCTCTTTATATATAGCTACAGCTTTATGGATAAGTTGATTTATCTTCTTAATACTCTTAGTGACCGCCTCACCCATGGAATCACCTGCGCTAAGGTGTCTATAACACTCCGATACACCTTCTAGGGCTATCTCTTCTCTTTGTATTTTATCAGGCATACGCCACAAAGCTTTCCAAAATAGTTTATGAGCATTCTCTTGTATAAACAACATATCAACTTGTATTTGTTTTTCCCGTTCTTGTAACAATAAAGCTCGTATATATTTCTCTGGCTTAGGGTATTTGCTATAAATGAGTATTTTATTTATTAGGTTATCCACTAAAACCCCCTACGTAATTATACTAAACATCAAACACTTCTGCATCGTTACTTGTAAGCCGTTTCTTAAGCAGCTCTGCGTACAATTTGCACTCATCTCTGCTAGAGAACTTCCCTAGAATAATATTGTCCAGGCTTGCTAATACATAATAACTCAAACCATTTTTGTTTAACGCTGTTATTTTAAATTTCATTAATATCTCCTCTTTAATATACAATTATCTACATTATTCCAGCATGTTTTAAATTCTTTATGGGTTATTCTTGGTGAATGGCTTATAAGGCATAACTCGTATTTAATAAGACAAATGCCTTCGATAGGTGCTTTTATTCTAGTTAAAGACTCAATTTGTGCTGAATACATTATAGTTAATAAGCTTAATTCTAGTAACATTACTATTTCTCCTTACTCCATTGATAATAACTAAAGATGTTAAGAGCAAAATATATACAAGCCATGCCAGCGACGCCGTATTGTTCTGAGCTACTACAAC encodes the following:
- a CDS encoding HNH endonuclease yields the protein MYAVTSCGDVISYRFNKEKILKQQTNTSGYKQVSLICADGSREFKLVHRLVAKYFIQGFNENLTVHHIDYNKTNNKLDNLCLMSFSENTKDAAKSFRMGKKLTKEQVVSIKRRLGECKQSVLAKEFGVSEATISYIKSGVFWNHLKVL